The Vibrio pomeroyi genome window below encodes:
- a CDS encoding efflux RND transporter periplasmic adaptor subunit, giving the protein MPTLFSNSSLFQKLKQPWLVSLILVMLLSIWLGLGVGQAEESPEKKATEIPLAKVSFQIFTSSPTFKTIDLYGRTAPDRHARLGAEVAGKIVRLNVVKGDVVKAGQAIAQIDKGDLEIQLERASALYRLKQKEFKAAQSLKKRGLQGEIAYTTAEASLTEAKAMMRNAELALKNTVITSPFSGVVQDLMVELGDFVGVGDPVAGVIDLDPLVIEADVSERHIQHLLVNQSALVRLLGREEAEGRLRYVSRISSASTNTFPIEIEIDNSEGLLPAGVSAEVKLNLETRDAIKVTPAMLALDEAGNLGVKTLVSVDDSPIVKFVGIQLVKAEQDGVWLTGLGQRVDIITVGQGFVRDGDSVIAVEQGAELSNVTTE; this is encoded by the coding sequence ATGCCCACTCTATTTTCTAACTCATCACTTTTTCAGAAACTGAAACAGCCGTGGCTAGTGTCTCTGATTTTAGTGATGTTGTTGTCTATCTGGCTTGGCCTAGGAGTGGGGCAAGCAGAAGAGTCGCCAGAGAAAAAAGCGACAGAAATTCCGTTGGCCAAGGTCTCCTTTCAAATATTCACCTCATCACCTACCTTTAAAACCATTGATTTATATGGTCGCACGGCACCCGACAGGCATGCTCGGTTAGGGGCGGAAGTTGCGGGAAAGATTGTTCGCTTGAACGTTGTGAAGGGCGATGTGGTTAAAGCAGGGCAGGCTATTGCTCAGATAGATAAAGGTGATTTGGAAATACAGTTAGAGCGAGCATCGGCTCTGTATCGTTTGAAGCAGAAAGAGTTCAAAGCGGCGCAGTCACTGAAGAAAAGAGGTCTGCAAGGTGAGATCGCTTATACAACCGCAGAGGCGTCCTTAACCGAAGCTAAGGCCATGATGCGCAATGCGGAGTTGGCTTTAAAAAATACTGTAATTACCTCGCCTTTTTCGGGTGTGGTTCAGGATTTGATGGTTGAGTTGGGTGATTTCGTTGGTGTTGGCGATCCAGTCGCAGGCGTGATTGACCTTGATCCTCTGGTGATTGAAGCTGATGTCAGTGAGCGCCATATCCAACATCTGCTAGTCAATCAATCTGCTTTGGTTCGCTTGCTAGGAAGAGAAGAGGCGGAAGGGCGCTTGCGTTATGTGTCTCGAATTTCTTCGGCCTCAACCAATACTTTTCCAATCGAGATTGAAATCGATAACTCTGAAGGTCTATTACCTGCAGGGGTTAGCGCTGAAGTGAAACTCAACCTAGAAACAAGAGACGCAATCAAAGTCACACCTGCGATGTTGGCTTTGGATGAGGCCGGCAACCTTGGGGTAAAAACATTGGTTTCAGTCGATGACTCACCCATCGTGAAATTTGTCGGTATTCAGCTAGTAAAGGCAGAACAAGATGGGGTGTGGCTTACGGGTTTAGGTCAACGGGTGGATATCATCACTGTGGGGCAAGGGTTTGTGCGTGATGGTGATTCGGTGATCGCGGTTGAGCAAGGTGCTGAACTCTCAAACGTAACAACTGAGTAG
- the erpA gene encoding iron-sulfur cluster insertion protein ErpA: protein MSEVNIPLSFSDAAATRVQTLIAEEENPELKLRVYITGGGCSGFQYGFTFDEKVNDGDTTIVNSGVTLVVDPMSLQYLMGGMVDYTEGLEGARFFVNNPNATTTCGCGASFSV, encoded by the coding sequence GTGAGCGAAGTAAATATCCCATTGTCTTTTTCTGATGCAGCAGCTACCCGCGTACAAACGCTAATCGCTGAAGAAGAAAACCCAGAACTAAAACTACGTGTATACATTACAGGTGGTGGTTGTAGTGGTTTCCAATACGGCTTCACATTTGATGAAAAAGTAAATGATGGCGACACTACGATTGTAAACAGCGGTGTAACGTTGGTTGTTGACCCAATGAGCCTACAATACCTTATGGGTGGCATGGTTGATTACACAGAAGGCCTAGAAGGCGCACGCTTCTTTGTGAACAACCCGAACGCTACAACAACATGTGGCTGTGGCGCATCATTCAGCGTATAG
- the hemL gene encoding glutamate-1-semialdehyde 2,1-aminomutase — MTKSAELYEKAQQTIPGGVNSPVRAFNGVGGSPIFVERADGPLIFDADGKAYIDYVGSWGPMILGHNHVVIRDAVIEAAQRGLSFGAPTETEIKMAELVSEMVPSMEQLRMVSSGTEATMSAIRLARGFTGRDKILKFEGCYHGHADSLLVKAGSGALTLGQPSSPGVPADFAKHTLTATFNNLDSVRELFAANKGEISCIIVEPVAGNMNCIPPVEGFHEGLREICDQEGALLIFDEVMTGFRVAEGCAQAYYNIKPDLTCLGKVIGGGMPVGAFGGRKEVMQYIAPTGPVYQAGTLSGNPVAMAAGYACLNLLREEGNEKRLASKTKQLANGFKQLADKHGIPMLVHQVGGMFGFFFTNQETVTCYEDVTKCDVERFKRFFHLMLDHGVYLAPSAFEASFTSLAHGSKELDATLEAADRSLAIIAAESK, encoded by the coding sequence ATGACCAAATCAGCAGAGCTGTACGAAAAAGCACAGCAAACTATTCCTGGTGGCGTAAACTCTCCAGTTCGTGCATTCAATGGCGTAGGTGGTTCTCCAATCTTCGTTGAACGCGCTGATGGCCCACTTATTTTTGATGCTGATGGTAAAGCATATATCGATTACGTTGGCTCTTGGGGTCCAATGATCCTTGGTCACAACCACGTTGTTATCCGTGATGCGGTTATTGAAGCAGCTCAACGCGGCCTTAGCTTCGGCGCTCCAACCGAAACTGAAATCAAAATGGCCGAGCTTGTATCAGAGATGGTTCCATCAATGGAACAGCTACGTATGGTTAGCTCAGGCACCGAAGCAACAATGAGTGCGATTCGTCTTGCTCGTGGCTTCACTGGTCGTGACAAAATTCTTAAGTTTGAAGGCTGTTACCACGGCCACGCAGACAGCCTACTTGTAAAAGCAGGTTCTGGTGCGCTAACTCTAGGTCAACCTAGCTCTCCAGGCGTTCCAGCTGATTTTGCTAAGCACACGCTGACTGCAACCTTCAACAATCTAGATTCAGTACGTGAGCTATTCGCAGCGAATAAAGGCGAGATCTCTTGCATCATCGTTGAGCCAGTTGCGGGCAACATGAACTGTATCCCACCAGTAGAAGGCTTCCACGAAGGTCTACGTGAAATCTGTGACCAAGAAGGTGCATTGCTGATCTTTGATGAAGTAATGACAGGTTTCCGCGTTGCTGAAGGCTGTGCGCAGGCTTACTACAACATCAAACCAGACCTAACGTGTCTTGGTAAAGTTATCGGCGGCGGTATGCCTGTGGGTGCTTTTGGTGGTCGTAAAGAAGTAATGCAATACATCGCACCAACTGGCCCAGTTTACCAAGCAGGTACGCTTTCTGGTAACCCTGTTGCAATGGCTGCTGGCTACGCATGTTTGAACCTTCTACGTGAAGAAGGCAACGAAAAGCGTCTAGCTTCAAAAACTAAGCAGCTAGCGAATGGCTTTAAGCAACTTGCTGACAAGCACGGTATCCCGATGCTAGTACACCAAGTTGGCGGTATGTTTGGTTTCTTCTTCACAAACCAAGAAACTGTAACGTGCTACGAAGATGTAACTAAGTGTGATGTAGAACGCTTCAAGCGCTTCTTCCACCTAATGTTGGATCACGGTGTTTACCTTGCTCCTTCAGCATTCGAAGCAAGCTTTACTTCTCTTGCTCATGGTTCAAAAGAGCTGGATGCGACACTAGAAGCCGCTGACCGTTCTCTTGCTATCATTGCTGCTGAAAGCAAATAA
- a CDS encoding AI-2E family transporter: MSEKIKINSSHWVIIIALLAAAYACYLLIEPYVNSIVMAFIISLLMFPIHEWLEKKIPNKENVVSLLSCVILTFIIVIPLLAVFAAIVQQGSLFSQNTYQWVTHGGIQTLFEHPLVVKALSFVNNYLPFDNIEPQAIAQKVGEFATSFGSKLVGISAKILGDATNFLMDFFLMLFVLFFLLRDHDKIISVVRHILPLSRSQEDKLLTEIEQVSKSAVMGSFLTAIAQGFAGGLGMWIAGFPGLFWGTMMGFASFIPVVGTALIWIPAATYLFLTGDTTWAIFLTVYCVAIVGSIDNLLRPLLMQGSAGMNTLMIFFSLLGGIQLFGLIGLIYGPLIFAITIVLFNIYDEEFKDFLNQQDKS, translated from the coding sequence GTGTCAGAAAAAATCAAAATCAATTCCAGCCACTGGGTGATCATCATTGCCCTGCTTGCGGCGGCTTATGCTTGTTACCTGCTTATCGAACCATACGTTAACTCGATTGTGATGGCCTTTATCATTTCACTTTTAATGTTCCCGATCCATGAGTGGCTTGAAAAGAAGATACCGAATAAAGAAAACGTGGTCTCCCTGCTTTCTTGTGTCATCTTAACCTTTATTATCGTTATCCCTTTGTTGGCGGTGTTTGCAGCTATTGTGCAGCAAGGTTCTCTGTTCTCTCAGAACACCTACCAATGGGTAACACACGGCGGCATTCAAACTCTGTTCGAACACCCTTTGGTCGTGAAAGCCCTGTCGTTCGTGAACAACTATCTGCCTTTTGACAATATTGAACCTCAAGCGATCGCGCAGAAGGTCGGTGAATTCGCGACAAGCTTTGGCTCGAAACTTGTTGGGATCAGTGCAAAAATCCTTGGTGATGCGACCAACTTCTTGATGGACTTCTTCTTGATGTTGTTTGTTCTGTTCTTCTTGTTAAGAGATCACGACAAAATCATCAGTGTGGTTCGTCATATTCTTCCGCTATCTCGCAGCCAAGAAGACAAGCTCCTCACTGAGATTGAGCAAGTTTCTAAATCAGCCGTTATGGGCTCGTTCTTAACGGCGATTGCACAAGGTTTTGCCGGCGGCTTAGGTATGTGGATTGCAGGTTTCCCAGGACTCTTCTGGGGGACCATGATGGGCTTCGCCTCTTTCATCCCTGTTGTCGGTACAGCACTAATCTGGATCCCAGCGGCGACCTACTTATTCCTAACCGGTGATACTACGTGGGCCATTTTCCTAACGGTTTACTGTGTGGCGATCGTTGGCTCAATTGACAACCTTCTGCGTCCGCTGCTAATGCAAGGCAGCGCAGGCATGAACACCCTAATGATTTTCTTCTCCCTACTGGGTGGTATTCAACTGTTTGGCTTGATTGGTCTTATCTACGGCCCACTGATTTTTGCGATTACTATCGTCCTATTCAACATCTACGATGAAGAGTTTAAGGACTTTTTAAACCAGCAAGACAAGAGTTAA
- the rsmC gene encoding 16S rRNA (guanine(1207)-N(2))-methyltransferase RsmC: MSAYIAPSQIAERQLAYFEGKHVLVAGEAEDLFPVELAKHCESVSVFTSNYSYYRQLEGYSSIQRFYGAEFTEETKADLVMLYWPKAKAEAEYLLAMLFAKLGKDTEIVVVGENRSGVKSIEKMFAPYGKVVKYDSARRCSFYWGQCFEQPQAFNLQDWFKTYTVNIGEQSLTVKSLPGVFSHGEFDVGSQLLLDTLPKLKGKVLDFGCGAGVLGAVMASRNPDIELEMCDISAFAVASSQATLEANGLTGKVFASDVYSDTAQDYQFIISNPPFHSGLDTSYSATETLLAQAPKHLKRSGEMIIVANSFLKYIPIIEQAFGKCATLNKTTKFAIYHASK, encoded by the coding sequence ATGTCAGCTTATATTGCCCCAAGCCAGATTGCTGAGCGCCAACTTGCCTACTTTGAAGGCAAACATGTTTTAGTTGCCGGTGAGGCTGAAGACTTATTCCCTGTTGAATTAGCCAAGCATTGTGAATCTGTCTCTGTGTTCACCTCTAATTACAGCTACTACCGTCAGCTTGAAGGTTATAGTAGCATCCAACGTTTTTACGGTGCTGAGTTTACCGAAGAGACCAAAGCTGACTTAGTGATGCTCTACTGGCCAAAAGCCAAGGCAGAAGCTGAGTATTTGTTGGCAATGCTGTTTGCCAAGCTAGGTAAAGACACTGAGATTGTCGTTGTCGGTGAAAACCGCTCTGGCGTGAAAAGCATCGAGAAGATGTTTGCGCCTTACGGCAAGGTCGTAAAATACGATTCAGCGCGTCGCTGTTCTTTCTACTGGGGTCAATGCTTCGAGCAGCCACAAGCTTTCAACTTACAAGACTGGTTTAAAACCTACACGGTTAACATTGGTGAGCAATCACTTACTGTGAAAAGCCTTCCTGGCGTATTCAGCCACGGTGAGTTCGATGTGGGTAGTCAACTACTGCTGGATACTTTGCCAAAACTGAAAGGCAAAGTACTGGACTTTGGTTGTGGTGCAGGCGTGTTAGGCGCAGTAATGGCATCTCGTAACCCTGATATCGAACTAGAAATGTGCGACATCAGTGCATTTGCGGTAGCATCAAGCCAAGCAACACTCGAAGCGAATGGTTTAACAGGTAAAGTCTTCGCGTCAGATGTCTATTCTGATACAGCACAAGACTACCAATTCATCATCAGTAACCCACCATTCCACTCTGGTTTAGACACCAGCTATAGCGCGACTGAGACCTTACTCGCGCAGGCACCTAAACATTTAAAGCGCTCTGGTGAGATGATTATTGTCGCGAACAGTTTCTTAAAGTACATCCCAATTATTGAGCAAGCGTTTGGAAAATGCGCGACTCTAAATAAGACCACCAAGTTCGCGATCTACCACGCAAGTAAGTAG
- a CDS encoding response regulator, with translation MFRFYRKQKFKRLQNTLMLAFLVLSITPVTLIAIFFLQSHSQDLQEQSTSHLVSVRDTKQQQIVDYLQAQESQVMGFVRSELANASGGRFYGLINAFQRLGLDIDEARSNAQQRYIQGSGDQIKTSILPESSSYIGSERYRLLHKRYHNAYLELLKRSDFDDILLVDINGNVAYSVFKNDDYGTNLLTGKYKDSNLGVTFQRLAKDVTDRRKSNEDYTPVIVSDFKDENGKQTAWLGAPIVQQGYLHSYAMFRLPINGITKLIADLNKSSNIQTLLVGSDHLPRSLAHSQESINLSLDVVDKALAGETAVGTFDNTLDQAIIAAYTPIELKYATWALVVELPEKEAFARIHQLEKIFVIVMLTAIILVVVASHYLSNFITSPLLKLTWAAEKVSAGDLDETMINTERKDEIGRLAVSFERMQRSIREKMQLIKSQNDELEDNLKTIQKQNEELQLANKLKDEFLATTSHELRTPLHGMVGIAEALISGANGPIPANQKYQLDIIINSGQRLATLVDDLLDYHKMRYGSLDIKKSAVDLSAATSLVLELSHHLLGNKPIRIINQVPSDLGLVSSDPQRLEQVMYNLVGNAIKYTSEGKIVISASVIDDNIRVQVVDTGQGIPAEYLEHIFEPLIQAGQDASNYRQGAGLGLSISRQLIELMGGSLYVSSQPMLGTTFSFTLPLATEEELKNYNESGSYSHFQAPDLIDNAQQENSVISENPDGPLLVIADDEPVNLRVLDSFLKLEGYRVRTACDGPETIELIEKEKPELLLLDIMMPGMSGYQVCESLRKQYDHAQLPIIMLTALNQAEDRVRGFEAGANDYLSKPFNKQELAARITAHLSASKAEQRRLENDQLQLELKHRAMVEANLLETQGRLLEQLESAPEAIICIRDDQRIRFANEAAAKLFRRGQEQLKRSMADEIIAPKYLKVEQAHYCGDIDIYIDDTRQRIPSDILKLPEGSGLDTMYIFNVGGGVNSNRINNLETAVEALSSYAFEGDKDKLQQLKELGGEFTRLADKATGEGKNKQELMREVLVDAMTNAIIYWESVTGETKFAFAEKSGLWRVYLDRSTLQTRTLDKYLRVETLPKTPRWRTVLSSIEFILEHCKEQTPERTHIEMLRDKLQKLLTS, from the coding sequence ATGTTTAGATTTTATCGTAAGCAGAAGTTTAAGCGCCTTCAAAATACCCTAATGCTGGCATTTCTTGTCCTCAGTATTACCCCAGTGACACTTATCGCGATATTTTTCCTTCAATCGCACAGTCAGGATCTTCAGGAACAAAGTACCTCACACCTTGTTTCAGTCCGTGATACTAAGCAACAGCAAATTGTCGATTACCTGCAAGCTCAAGAATCCCAAGTGATGGGCTTTGTTCGCTCAGAATTAGCCAATGCCAGTGGCGGTCGATTCTATGGTTTGATCAATGCCTTCCAGCGACTTGGTCTAGATATTGACGAAGCACGCAGTAATGCGCAGCAACGCTACATTCAAGGATCGGGCGATCAAATCAAAACATCGATTCTTCCTGAGTCGAGTAGCTACATTGGCAGTGAGCGTTATCGCCTACTGCACAAGCGCTACCATAACGCTTACCTAGAGCTGCTTAAACGCTCCGATTTTGACGATATTCTATTGGTTGATATCAACGGTAACGTTGCTTACTCCGTCTTTAAAAATGACGATTACGGCACTAACTTACTAACTGGTAAGTACAAAGACTCAAACCTAGGTGTTACCTTTCAACGACTAGCTAAAGATGTCACCGACCGACGTAAATCCAATGAAGATTACACACCAGTTATTGTGTCGGACTTTAAAGACGAGAACGGTAAACAGACGGCATGGCTAGGTGCACCTATCGTACAGCAGGGCTATCTGCACAGTTATGCGATGTTCAGACTGCCGATCAATGGCATCACCAAACTGATTGCCGATCTAAACAAGAGCTCTAACATTCAAACGCTTCTTGTAGGTAGTGACCACTTACCTCGTAGCCTTGCGCACTCTCAAGAGTCGATTAACTTAAGCCTAGACGTGGTTGATAAAGCACTTGCGGGCGAAACAGCCGTAGGCACATTTGATAACACTCTAGATCAGGCGATTATCGCGGCCTATACACCAATTGAACTCAAGTATGCGACTTGGGCTCTCGTTGTCGAGCTTCCAGAAAAAGAAGCATTTGCCCGTATTCATCAGTTAGAAAAAATCTTCGTGATCGTGATGCTAACGGCGATCATTCTGGTGGTTGTCGCATCGCATTACCTCTCTAACTTCATCACCTCACCGCTGCTTAAATTGACATGGGCAGCCGAAAAAGTATCAGCCGGAGATCTGGATGAGACGATGATCAATACCGAGCGTAAAGATGAAATCGGTCGCTTGGCAGTCAGCTTTGAACGAATGCAGCGCTCTATTCGTGAAAAGATGCAACTCATCAAAAGCCAAAATGATGAACTTGAAGACAACCTCAAAACAATCCAGAAGCAAAACGAAGAGTTACAGCTGGCTAACAAACTCAAAGATGAGTTCTTAGCGACCACCTCTCATGAATTGAGAACTCCACTGCATGGCATGGTTGGTATTGCAGAAGCACTGATATCCGGCGCGAATGGTCCTATTCCGGCTAACCAGAAGTACCAGTTAGATATCATCATCAATAGTGGTCAGCGATTAGCTACGCTGGTTGATGACTTGCTTGATTACCACAAGATGCGTTACGGCAGCTTAGATATTAAGAAATCTGCGGTTGATCTGTCAGCTGCCACCAGCTTGGTGCTTGAGTTATCTCATCACCTGCTAGGTAACAAACCAATCCGTATTATTAACCAAGTCCCAAGCGATCTAGGGCTGGTCTCATCCGATCCTCAACGACTTGAGCAAGTGATGTATAACTTGGTCGGTAATGCCATCAAGTACACATCCGAAGGTAAGATTGTTATCTCAGCAAGCGTTATCGACGACAACATTCGCGTGCAAGTGGTCGATACAGGCCAAGGCATCCCAGCAGAGTACCTTGAGCACATCTTTGAACCGCTGATTCAAGCAGGACAAGATGCGAGTAACTATCGCCAAGGTGCAGGGCTTGGGTTATCAATCAGTCGCCAGCTAATCGAGCTAATGGGAGGCTCGCTGTACGTAAGTAGCCAACCGATGCTTGGTACCACATTCAGCTTTACTCTGCCTTTGGCTACAGAAGAAGAGCTAAAGAACTACAACGAATCAGGCAGCTACTCGCACTTCCAAGCACCTGATTTGATTGATAACGCCCAGCAAGAGAACAGTGTAATCAGTGAGAACCCTGACGGTCCACTCTTAGTTATCGCTGATGACGAACCCGTGAACCTGCGAGTATTGGACAGCTTCTTGAAATTAGAAGGCTACCGAGTACGCACAGCCTGTGATGGCCCTGAAACCATTGAATTGATTGAGAAAGAGAAGCCAGAACTGCTTCTACTCGACATCATGATGCCGGGCATGAGTGGCTATCAAGTGTGTGAATCGCTGCGTAAGCAATATGACCACGCACAGTTGCCAATCATCATGCTGACGGCACTCAACCAAGCAGAAGACCGTGTTCGAGGTTTCGAAGCGGGTGCCAATGATTATTTATCTAAGCCGTTCAACAAACAGGAACTGGCTGCGCGAATCACGGCTCACTTATCAGCAAGTAAAGCCGAACAAAGACGCCTTGAGAATGACCAACTGCAACTTGAGCTCAAACACAGAGCCATGGTTGAAGCTAACCTGCTAGAAACTCAAGGACGTTTGCTAGAACAGTTAGAGTCGGCTCCAGAAGCCATCATCTGTATTCGTGATGATCAGCGTATTCGCTTTGCCAATGAAGCGGCAGCGAAGCTATTTAGACGTGGGCAAGAACAACTTAAGCGCTCCATGGCCGATGAGATCATCGCACCTAAGTACCTTAAGGTGGAACAGGCGCACTATTGTGGTGATATCGACATCTATATTGACGACACCCGTCAGCGCATACCAAGTGACATCCTTAAGCTGCCAGAAGGTTCTGGGCTCGACACCATGTACATCTTCAATGTTGGTGGTGGCGTTAACTCAAACCGTATCAATAACCTTGAGACGGCCGTTGAAGCGCTTTCTAGCTATGCCTTTGAAGGTGACAAGGATAAGCTGCAACAACTCAAAGAGCTAGGTGGTGAGTTTACGCGTCTTGCTGATAAGGCAACCGGCGAAGGTAAAAACAAACAAGAGTTGATGCGTGAAGTCCTAGTGGATGCCATGACCAACGCCATTATCTACTGGGAATCTGTTACCGGTGAGACCAAGTTTGCTTTCGCAGAAAAGAGTGGCTTGTGGCGAGTCTACTTAGACCGTAGTACCCTGCAAACTAGAACGCTAGACAAATACCTACGCGTAGAAACTCTACCGAAAACACCTCGCTGGCGAACGGTACTGAGCTCTATCGAATTCATTCTTGAGCACTGTAAAGAACAAACACCAGAAAGAACTCATATCGAGATGCTAAGAGATAAACTGCAGAAACTACTGACCAGCTAA
- a CDS encoding ABC transporter substrate-binding protein, producing MLANIKKTAIATAIIATATTGFASVATAAERSELTVHPKEYTTFVRNFNPYLGATNLHTTTDFMYEPLVVFNEMHGNTPVFRLAENFKMSDDLMSVVFDIRKGVKWSDGEAFSADDVVFSFNLVKEKPELDQSGINSWVTSVEKLNDNQVKFSLTEANSNVPYEIAKVPVVPKHIWKDVKDPSTFTNENPVGSGPFTEIDTFTAQLYIQCANPNYWDADNLDVDCLRVPQIANNDQFLGKVVNSEMDWTSSFVPDIDRTYAAASPKHHYWYPPAGTQAFIVNFKHPDAAKHEALSNVDFRRAFSMALDRQTIIDIAFYGGGTVNDFASGLGYAFEAWSDEKTHDKYKGFNTYNAEGAKKLLADAGFKDVNKDGFVDTPSGKSFELMIQSPNGWTDFNNTVQLAVEQLNEIGIKAKARTPDFSVYNQAMLEGTYDVAYTNYFHGADPYTYWNSAYNSSLQSGDGMPRFAMHFYKNEKLDGLLNSFYKTADKNEQLDIAHGIQQIIAADQVTIPVMSGAYMYQYNTTRFTGWWNEENPKGRPNIWAGIPERLLHVLDLKPVK from the coding sequence ATGCTTGCCAATATAAAAAAAACAGCAATAGCAACAGCAATTATTGCGACCGCTACAACAGGTTTTGCATCAGTAGCAACAGCTGCAGAACGCAGTGAACTGACCGTTCACCCGAAAGAGTACACTACATTCGTACGTAACTTTAACCCGTACCTTGGTGCTACTAACCTACATACTACAACTGACTTCATGTATGAGCCGCTAGTAGTATTTAACGAAATGCACGGTAACACTCCAGTGTTCCGTCTAGCTGAAAACTTCAAAATGTCAGATGATCTGATGAGCGTAGTTTTCGACATTCGTAAGGGTGTTAAATGGTCTGACGGAGAAGCTTTCTCTGCTGATGATGTTGTTTTTTCTTTCAACCTTGTAAAAGAGAAGCCAGAGCTTGACCAATCTGGTATCAACTCTTGGGTAACTTCTGTAGAAAAACTGAACGACAACCAAGTTAAGTTCAGCCTAACAGAAGCAAACTCGAACGTACCTTATGAGATTGCTAAAGTACCTGTAGTACCTAAGCACATCTGGAAAGACGTTAAAGATCCATCAACGTTTACCAATGAAAATCCAGTTGGTTCTGGTCCGTTTACAGAAATCGATACGTTTACAGCTCAACTATACATCCAGTGTGCCAACCCGAACTACTGGGATGCAGACAACCTAGATGTTGACTGTCTACGTGTTCCACAAATTGCGAACAACGACCAATTCCTAGGTAAAGTTGTAAACAGTGAAATGGACTGGACGTCTTCTTTCGTTCCAGATATCGACCGTACATACGCAGCAGCTAGCCCTAAACACCACTACTGGTACCCGCCAGCAGGTACACAGGCATTCATCGTTAACTTCAAACACCCTGATGCTGCGAAGCATGAAGCGTTGAGCAACGTTGACTTCCGTCGTGCTTTCTCTATGGCTCTTGACCGTCAAACTATCATCGACATCGCATTCTATGGCGGCGGTACTGTGAACGATTTCGCATCGGGTCTTGGTTACGCGTTTGAAGCTTGGTCTGATGAAAAAACTCATGACAAGTACAAAGGCTTCAACACTTACAACGCTGAAGGCGCGAAAAAGCTTCTTGCTGACGCTGGCTTCAAAGATGTAAACAAAGATGGTTTTGTTGACACTCCATCTGGCAAGTCTTTCGAACTAATGATCCAATCGCCAAACGGCTGGACTGATTTCAACAACACAGTTCAACTAGCGGTAGAACAGCTAAACGAAATCGGTATTAAAGCAAAAGCTCGTACGCCAGATTTCTCTGTGTACAACCAAGCAATGCTTGAAGGTACATACGACGTAGCATACACAAACTACTTCCACGGCGCGGATCCATACACGTACTGGAACAGTGCTTACAACTCATCACTACAATCTGGTGATGGTATGCCTCGTTTCGCAATGCACTTCTACAAAAACGAAAAACTAGATGGTCTTCTAAACAGCTTCTACAAAACAGCTGATAAGAACGAGCAGCTAGATATTGCACACGGTATCCAGCAAATCATCGCTGCAGACCAAGTGACAATCCCTGTGATGTCTGGTGCTTACATGTACCAATACAACACAACTCGCTTCACTGGTTGGTGGAACGAAGAAAATCCAAAAGGCCGTCCAAACATTTGGGCTGGTATTCCAGAGCGTCTACTTCATGTACTGGACCTAAAACCAGTTAAATAA